AGCAAGACAATGAGGAAGATAGGCAAGGGAAATCCTCCCAGAAGACAAGGTTGAGAAGATGGGATGCGCCGAGTTCCCCAGAAGACACGGTAGAATTCCTGACCCCACACATTGCTTCAGTCAGGAAAAGTCCGAAACGTAACCCAGCTTTACTCTAGAGTTTTTCTTAAGGAGCCTGCTGAATAATCCAGGGCAAGGCATTCCTCTCGGTACAGAAACTTGGAGACGTGGGCGATTGTCTGTAGAATACCTGCCGCATCCAGCTTGGAAGCACTATTTTTCCAGAAGCTTCTATTACCGATCGAAAGGTGATTTAACCGGTTAACGTAAATTAAATTAAGACTTTGCAAGGATGTTTCGCTTGCCTATTCGTAACTATGCTTCAGAGATTTGATACGACTCCGACGGCGTCGGTCCAATACCTCCAGCGGTCGGCGCGATCGCGTCCCGTCGGCTGGTAAATTGGCAGGTGTAAACTCACCCCACACCATTTGCACCATGGTTAGAGTAGACCGCAAACGCCTTATCCTCGACCACGTCAGCCGTTCGCTAAGCCTCGGTTCGACACCCTCATCCCGCCCGTTAGAGAAAGACATTCGCAAGCAACGCGTTATGGACCATATTCGCCGCACGCGCGGCTAATCTGCCCCAACCGCGTTCGCTCGATTTCTCAATTTGTTTCTCAATTCCTCAACTCTCAATTGGTTTGAAAAGCAGACAGCATCGTTCTCGGTGCTGTTTTTTTATGACTTCGCGGGAAATCACGGTTAGCCTTCAGGAGGGCGAACGGCATTTCTCTCACACCGAGTGCTGCCACGGTTAGATTAAGCTGGTAGTACGAACGATCTTGGTAGAATTGTGCTAGTGCCTGAAATTTAAAGTTTGGGGCACTATATCTGTTAAGTTTTCGCCACATTCCCCAGGATCGACTCTAGCTGCGGGATGTCATCCGCGCGTCGCGCGATCGCGCGTACTGCAAACCCTCATTTCCTCGTTGTACGTCACCTGCAGCGTCAAAAGTAGGATTGACAGCGTTTCTGACCCTAAATATAGTGGAGCTCTAGCCACAAATGCAGTCAGATGATTTCGATATGGTTAAAGAGCTGAAAATGAGACGGCAGCGCACTGCCGATTTTCCTGCGTCGGCCCCGGCCGCAAATCCGGTATTTTTTCGGACCTACAGTCGGCGCAACCAGGGCGTCCGCGAGAGCTGGCAGCAGGTGTGCGATCGCGCCCTGGGTGGTTTGATCGAGCTCGGTCAGTTGACCGATGCTGAAGCCGATCTGGTCGAGCGCATGATGCGATCGCTGCGAAGCCTGCCCTCCGGTCGCTGGCTATGGGTGGGCGGTACGCAATGGTTGGAGAACCCGCAGAATTTTTCGGGAGCTTACAACTGCACGTCGACGGACGTGGTGGACTGGGATGCCTTCGGCTTGATGATGGATTTGGCAATGATGGGGTGCGGGACGGGTGCCGTCTTGGAGCGCCGCTATATCAGCCAACTGCCATCGATTCGCAACCGCCTGAACGTGAGTGCGATCCGCGAGATCGGTCGGGTGTCGCCAGCGGAGCGCCGCGAAACGACTGACGTGCGCGTTGAAAGCGCAGATCGCGTCAATATCTGCGCGGGTGACAGCCGCCTGGGTTGGGTGAAAGCCTATCAAGCACTGCTGGAGTTGTCGTCGGACGATCGCTTCGCCGCCGAGATCGAGGTGGGGATCGACCTCGGGCACATCCGACCGGCTGGGGAAACCCTCAAGGGCTTCGGTGGCATGGCCAATCCGGTGAAGCTACCGCAACTGTTCCCGCGTGCGGCCCGGATTTTGAATCGCGCGATCGGCCGGCAGCTCGATGCAGAGGAGTGCTGCTTGCTCATTGACGAAGCTGCGGCGACGATCGTGGCCGGGAATATCCGCCGCAGTGCGGGGATGCGTCAGTTCGAGGGAGATTCGCCACTGCTGAAGCAGAATCTGTGGCAGCCGGACGAAAACGGCAACTGGCGCATCGACCCCGATCGCGATGCCCTGCGCATGGCTAACCACACGCGGGTGTTCCATCAGAAGCCCAGCGAAGCCGAAATCGTCGAGGCCGTCCGTACTCAGTATCACTCCGGCGAAGGTGCAATTCAGTGGGCCGGTGAGGCGATCGCTCGCGGTAATGCCGACCTTATCAGCTCCCACGAGGAGAAGCGCGCGTTCATCCGCGCCTACGAAGCCGGAACGGCTGAAGCCTTTCTGCGCGCGCGGCTGCCGGGCGACGTCAGCGATCGCGAGCTCGAACATCGCCTCCAGCGCTACGGACTCAATCCTTGCCTGACGGCCGACACCTGGGTACATACCGAATTCGGCGCGCGCCAGATCAAAGAATTGCTCGGACAACCCACGCGCGTGTACGTCAACGGCAAGCTGTTCGATACCACTGCTGATGGTTTCTTCGCGACCGGGGTTAAGCCGATCTTCCAGCTCGCCACGCGCGAAGGGTATTCCTTGCGCCTGACGGGCAACCACCAAGTTTTGAAGGTAACCGCTCAAACCCAGCAGCGTCAGTACGCCGAGTGGGTTGAAGCCGAAGCCCTCAAGCCCGGCGACAAAGTGCTGATCCACAACCACTCCGGTTTGCAACCGTGGGCCGGTAAGGGCAACTTCCAAGATGGCTGGTTGTTGGGCAGCTTGGTCGGCGACGGGTGCTTCACCGAGCGCCGCCGCGATCGCGCTACGGCGGTCTTGCGCTACTCCGGAGAGTCGCGGGCGACCATGGCGCTGCATGCCATCGAGTCGATTCAGGGCATTACGGGCACGGCATTGGCAGCAATTAGCAACGATGCCAATCGCACCTATGTTGGCGCGGCGAACCTCGATCGCCTTGCCGCCGCTCACGGGATCGAGCGCGACTGCTTGACGGTGACGCCAGAGATCGAGCGCGGGAGCTACGAGTTTTATCGCGGCTTCTTGCGAGGGTTGTTCGATGCCAGCAGCACGCTGCGCGGTGCGTCCAAAGGGGCTGCCAGCATCCGGCTTCAGCACAGCAATCCGCAGTTGCTCGAAGCCGTGCAGCGGATGTTGCTGCGATTGGGGGTGGCCTCGGCGATCGCCGATCGCCGATCGAGTACGCGGCTATTCGGCGGCAACCCGGAGCGCGAGCTAGCGATTACGAAGGATAACTTGTGCCGCTTCGAGCAAGTGGTCGGGTTCCGGGAACCGAGCAAGCGCAACAAACTGGCGCAGTGCCTGGAGCGCGGCCGCTGGAGTGGGGAGCAATTTGCGGTAACGGTTGCGAGCTTGACCCCAGATGGCATCGAGCCGGTCTTCGATTGCACCGTACCGGCCGTATCGCGCTTCGATGCCAATGGTTTTGTCGTGCACAATTGCGGCGAGATTATCGGGGCGGATTTCCATTGCAATCTGGCTGAAATCCACCTCAATCAGCTCGACCCCCACGACTTCGACGAACAGCGCGAGGCCTTTGCGGCTGGCGGCATTGCTGTTGCGGCGCTGCTCAACCACCGTTTTATCGAGCCGCGCTATCAGTACAGTCGCGAACTCGATCCGATCGTGGGGGTGTCCTTCACGGGGCTGTTTGACTTTTGCGTGCGCGCGTTCGGCGTCAACTGGCTGCATTGGTGGGCAGACGGTCGCCCGGAAACCCTCGCAGGACAGCAGTTCAAGCAGCAAGAACGCGAGTACCTGGAGCGGTGGCGCGACACCGTTTGCAAAGCCGTGTGGGAGTATTGCGATCGCCGCGGCATCAAGCGTCCCAACCGCTGTACGACGGTTCAACCGAGCGGGACGAAGTCGCTGCTGTCGGGGGCGTCGCCGGGCTGGCATCCGCCGAAGGCCGTTCGCTTCATACGCCGCGTCACCTTCCGCAAGAACGATCCAGTCGCACTGGCATGCATCGACTACGGCTATACCGTCGTTCCGTCGCAGTCGGACAAGGACGATCGCGGTCATCTGTTGGACGATCCTTTCGATCCGCGTTGCACGGAGTGGTTGGTGGAGATCCCCGTGGCCGTGCCTTGGGCGGACCTGCCCGGTGCCGACGCGATCGACGTGTCGCAGTTTTCGGCGCTAGCTCAATTCGATTTCTCAATGCAGGTACAGCGGCATTACGTAACGCACAATACCTCGTCGACGCTGGAGTTGCGCGCGCATGAGGTCGAAGACCTGGGCAAGCGGATCCATCAGTCGATCGCCAATGATGAGGGCTACATCTCGGCAGCGTTACTGGCACGATTCGATGACCTACAAACGTTCCCGCGTTTGCCATTCGAGCCCATCGATCGTGCGACCTACGAACGGCTGATGGAGATGGTGCTGGTGCGCCGTCAGACGGACGACTTTCACGCCGCGCTCGCGAAGTACGACACGGCGGAACTCGTGGAGGCCGGTCCGGCGGGTTGCGATTCGGATAAATGCATGCTGCCCGAAGCCAAGCCTAAGAGCTAGACCCGAGTCTAATAATCACCTGAGCTTGCTCCCCTCGGTGAACGTTGCCGAAGCTTCATGTCCACAAAACTGAAGTTTCGGCATTTTTACGATCTAGCTTTCAGATATGCTCGCGATCGCATTTTAAGTCAGTGGCGATTCAAGTACGAGGCGATCGCCACCTTGATGTAGTCAATGTCGAGACTGAAGGGATGTTGATATTCAGGTTGTGCAACTCCCAACAGTCCCAAAACGATGGCGATCCCCCGTTGAGGAGCGAGGAAGGGTGCTGTGCGATCGCTCTGTCTTTTTGCCAACCGCCAGGTAACCGCACGTGCTCGTGAGGTCTCTGAAGAAAACTGGCAAGCGATGTTCACAAACTGGGGCGTGAATACGTTAATTACTTTGGGAATTGAATGGCTTCTGCTTGCAGTAAGTAAGCCCTTGGGAAACTAACTCTGCTACTTTGCGCACCTTCGAAACGGAATACTCTCGTCCTTCTTCTATTGCCACGGCTCAACTTTTGGACGGCAAACTGCAAGAGCAAGCTCCTCCAGTACGCACATCCATCTCAAACTGCCAGGATGGATCTCCACTTGGCTGACAATCGCAACTATTTCAACTTTTATGAAGAAATTGACACTCTGATATGTGCATGCTAAATTTATAAATATTATTTTTGTCCAGATTGCAGGTTCTGCGAACATATGTTCTGTGTTGTCCTTAAATGTATAGTTAGCAATAAGTTTAGTGAGTTCAAAGATGTTTTTTGATATATGACGAAGAAACATGAACTTTGGACTTGGTTGCGAAGAGTGCGCTGAATTGTCTCTTCGAACAACAATTTTGCGGAAATCTGGTTTTATCAGCGATTTTTAGGCTTGACACTTGGGATTCTAGTAAACAATTAGCTTGTTGGACGAAAGAAAATGAAAAATGGTTTACGCGAAATAGATAGTAGTGTTTTTGATCGCAAAAATCCCTACGAAAAGTATGATAGAAATCTGCGTCTCCTTAAATCTTATATTGAGACTATCCCGAATATAGAAGTAGATGATTCATCAGGGAATACGTATGCCAGTTTATCAAATAGTCTAATTAGAGAGATAGATAGAAAACCAAGCGTTTGCATCCTCGGGAATTTTGACTCAGGCAAGTCAACCCTTGCAAACGCATTGCTTGGTAACAATATCATACCTACAAATATCCTTCCAACCACATGCTTACCAACCTTCATCAAGCATGTCGATGAAAGACCGCGTTGGATGCAAGGAGACGTAATTATTTTGCGTCACGGTTTCAATCCGCGCCTATGGAAGGATCCTGCTCACACTAAAAATTACATATGGATGCAAGGGACGCTTGCAATACTTGAGGAATTTGTTACACACAAAAAAAGTAAAAGTAAACTTGAGGAGCTGGTCGATCTTACAGCTGAACAACTTATTGGCAAAGAGAAAGAGCATGAATTTAATAAGGAGTCTGAGTATGCAATCGTTTTCCTAGATTCTCCTGTTCTAAGATGTTGTGAGATAGTGGATTATCCTGGCTTTGGAAATGATGATTTTGATAACGAGAAAGCAGAATCATACCAAAATATTATGGATGGTGCTTTCTACTTATCAACAATCACTGGCTTTTTGCTCTCCTATGAAATTCGCAGGCTAGGTCAAATCATTCAATCTCTTGATAAATTTGAGTTGATCGATCCTGATTTTCCTACACTTGGTGGACTATTTGTATTAGCTACTCATGCCGATCCTGATAAATATGATGAAAATACATTGGAAGAAATTGCCGTCAAAGAAACAAAGCGAATTTTCAAGCAGTTAGGAGAAACCAAGATCCACGAGAGAGTAGCTCTCACAAATCGCGAAATCACACCATATGATGTTGCATCAAAAATTCATGCATTTTGGTACGATAGCAATCTTAACAAAAAGAATCTAGGCACTTCAACAAAAATGTTCGGTAGTTTCATGGAGGACTTTGCTAAGTTCGCAATGGAACATTTGCCTCGCTTTTGGGAGATAAGAGCGGAAAAACTTGTTGCAGATTTTGCATTACATGAAGAGAATGCTTTGACAATACAGATAGAATCTTATCAAAATAGACTTGATGAAATCAAAAATCTTGAGAGCATATACGCAGAGTATATGAATCAAGAACAGGAAAGAAAGTCTATAAAATCATTAAAACATAGCCTAATTAGAGAGAAGATTAAAGATTTCAAAGTCCAAAGCCTAAATGAATTCGAATCTTCATATGAAAGAATTCTTGACGAAAAAAAAATAGAACAAGTCATCAAGAGTAAGTATGAAAACAACAAAAAAGAAGCACAAGAATACACTATGGGTTATCTACTTGAAAAATTAGAAGAATCTGTAAAAAACATTCTTATTCCGAAAACAGAATACATTAAACAGCAAACTGATGATTTTATCTCGGAGTACTCGAATGCAAGCAAACTTTCTGGAGAGAGCGTTCAATTGGGAATTACAATAGATGGTGTTGGAGCTTTTGCAGCAGGCTTAGCCAAGGTTACCTTCTTAGGGGCGATGGCTGCTTGGGGAGCGGCTACCGGAGCAGCATATCTTGGTGCAGCACTTGCACTCTCTGGTAATGCAACTATTGCTGCAATCGGCTCTGGGTTGCTTGCTGGCTCTGCTGTCGCTGCTTCGATAGGTAATGGATTGGCTGTAGCTTGGACAGTAGCTACGGGACCTATTGGCCTAGGAGTTATAGCTACTGTTTCATTGGCTGCCATAGCGATGAAGACGTTTGGACCATCCTGGCAATTGAGGCTTGCCCGAAAAATCAGAAGCGAGATAGATAAAAATACGATAAAAGAAAAATTCAATGATTCAATGTGCGCGTATTGGGACTCATCATTGTTTGCTTTTAATGAAGGTGCCAAATCGATTGAGGAGAAATGGCTAAAAAAACTTGATGAGCTGCGTAGACAAGTTGAGCAACCTGAAGAAGAAGGGAAAAAGGAAATCGAAGGAATACTTGAAAATCTTGAGAATATGCGAAGTTTTTTTGCTAAGCTCTACTGGGACGGAGCTTAGTGTAGCGTGTGAGAGAGTGTCAAACTAATCTTTGCAAGAATGCCCTTAGATTTATGAGCTTTTCGAATATTTTCAAGCTTAAATTCACCTTTCAATTGATAAGTCGAAACTAAACCTTTCGAAAAGTATTACATGCCACAACTCACCTTTTGGTGGAAGCGGCAAGGCACAAGGAGAATCCAAACTCGTTCTTTAATTACCATGAGCGCTCCTAGGTGCCTTGCGCGTTGACCAGAAAGGGCCAGTACTTTAATAGACTATCTATTAAGTCTAGACGGGGCTAGTTGCCGCTCCAAGGCGCCGTAGGTTGAGCACGTCACTCATCTGGCGAATTTGAGTGATGCTGTGCTTGAGTTGGGCGCTGTCGCGAACCTCGATACAGAGGGAAATCAGTGCCGGCTTACCCTGGCTGGTTTTAACGCCGGCTTCACGGACGTTGATGTTTTGATCGCTCAGACGCGCCAAGATATCCTTGAAGACGCCGACCCGGTCGATCACTTCGATCTGCACCTCCACTGGATAAGTCTGCGCGCAACGGGCGGTCTCGGCATTATCGGCCGGACGGTTCCAGCTCACCGGAATCAGGCGATCGCCCTCGACGTGCTCGACATTTGGGCAGCCCTGGCGGTGGATGGAAATGCCGCGCATCCGCGTCACCGCTCCGATAATCGGTTCGCCCGGCAGCGGCTTGCAACACCCGGCGATCGAGTACATCAACCCCTCAATACCTGCGATTGGAGACCGACTTGACGGTTTGGATGCCGTCGAACGCGGCGTTGTCGTCGGCAGCGGCTGCACCATGCTGGCGGTATTGGTTGCTGCCGGCGCGCTCGCTGCTTTGGGCTGGCGGGCGATCGTTTCCTCGCGCAGCTTGTTGGCGATCGAGTTCAGAGTTACCTCGCCATATCCGAGCGCGGCTAGGAGATCGTCAACGTTCGCGTAGTTGCAGCGCTCGGCCGCAGCCTGCATCGGTTCGGATTTCAGGAGAGCTTCAAAGCCACTCTTGCCCAATTCGCGCTCCAGCATGCTGCGACCGCGGGCGAGGTTTTCGTCGCGGTGCGAGCGCTTGTACCACTGACGGATGCGGTTGCGAGCGCTCGGTGTCGCCGCATAGTTGAGCCAGTCGAGACTGGGATGGCTGCTCTTGTTGGTCAGGATCTCGACAATATCGCCGTTTTTGAGCGGCGCGTCCAGCACCGTCCAGCGACCGTTCACCCGCGCGCCCTTCATATGATTGCCCACCTCGGTGTGGATTCGGTAGGCAAAGTCTACGGGCGTCGCACCGCGGGCTAGCGCGATGACGTCCCCACCGGGCGTAAAGACATAGACGTCGTCCTCAAAGAGGTTGTCCTTGAGGCTGTCGATATATTCCTGGGCATCTTTAAGGTCGTTTTGCCACTCCAACAGCTGGCGCAGCCAGGTGAACTTCTCGTCCTCAGCGGTTACCTGCACGTTGCTGGAGCCACCGCTCTCTTTGTACACCCAGTGAGCGGCAATCCCGTATTCCGCTACTTGGTGCATTTCTTCTGTGCGGATTTGCACTTCCAGCGGCCGCCCCGTCGTCCCGATCGCCGTTGTGTGGAGGGATTGATAGCGGTTGGGTTTGGGCAAGCCAATGTAGTCTTTGAAGCGTCCTGGCATCGGCTTGAAAGCATCGTGAACCACGGCTAGCGCTCGATAGCAATCGACGTTGGTGTCGACGATAATCCGTATGCCCGCTAAGTCGTAGATTTCCTCAAATGCCTTTTGCTGCTGCTGCATCTTGCGGTAAATCCCGTAGAGATGCTTCGGACGGCCGTTAAGCTCGCGCAGGCCGATGTTCTCTGCCAGGAGGCGATCGCGCAGCGTCTCCGTCAAATGCTTGATGCGCGCCTCGCGATCGGCCCGGCGCTCGGCGACGAGAGACTGAATCTGTCGGTATTCTTGAGGTTCGAGGTACTTGAAGGCGAGGTCTTCGAGTTCCCATTTAAAGCGCCCGATCCCGAGGCGGTTGGCAAGCGGCGCAAAAATTTCGCGAGTTTCAAGAGCAATGCGTCGCTGTTTGGCAGGTGGCAGGTGCTCCAACGTGCGCATATTGTGCAGGCGATCGGCAAGCTTGACGACGATGACGCGAATGTCCTTCGCCATCGCGACGAACATGCGACGGAAGTTCTCTGCAGCGCGCTCGGTCTTGCTGGAAAAATTGAACTGGGAGAGCTTGGTAACGCCTTCGACCAGCGATCGCACTTGCAAACCGAACCGCTCCTCGAGTTCCTCGGGTGTCACATCCGTGTCTTCAACTACGTCATGTAACAACCCGGCAGCCACCATGGCGCTGTCGCCGCCAAGATCGTGCAGCAACTCCGCTACCGCCACGGGATGGGCGATATAGGGCTCGCCCGATTTGCGCCGCTGATCTTTATGAAGGTCGTAGGCCAACTCGAACGCACCGGCAATGAGGTCGGACTCCAGATCGGCCGTACCGCCTTGTCGGTCGCGCAGACAAGTCTTCAGCCATTTGGGAAGCTGGAGCTGAGGAAAGTCTGGCGCAAAGGCGATCGCGTCCATAAGGGTTGGCATCGAGCGTTGTCTGACTGTGAGGGCTTAAGAGGGTTGCGGAGCGAAAACTAAATAGTCGATCGGCGAGTCGGCACGAAGGTGCCGGGACAAGGTCGGGAACGCAAAGAGCGCGTATTATCCGCCAGCTTTTTAAGCCTTTATTTCAGACTCAGAGCAAATTTCGCGAAGGACAATTTCCGTCGAGGCAACCGCACGTCCGGCATCGACAATGCATGGGATTTGCTTTTAGGGCAGCACCTGCACGTTCGCGCGCGGTAATTAAAAACGTGATG
The sequence above is drawn from the Rubidibacter lacunae KORDI 51-2 genome and encodes:
- the nrdJ gene encoding ribonucleoside-triphosphate reductase, adenosylcobalamin-dependent, yielding MRRQRTADFPASAPAANPVFFRTYSRRNQGVRESWQQVCDRALGGLIELGQLTDAEADLVERMMRSLRSLPSGRWLWVGGTQWLENPQNFSGAYNCTSTDVVDWDAFGLMMDLAMMGCGTGAVLERRYISQLPSIRNRLNVSAIREIGRVSPAERRETTDVRVESADRVNICAGDSRLGWVKAYQALLELSSDDRFAAEIEVGIDLGHIRPAGETLKGFGGMANPVKLPQLFPRAARILNRAIGRQLDAEECCLLIDEAAATIVAGNIRRSAGMRQFEGDSPLLKQNLWQPDENGNWRIDPDRDALRMANHTRVFHQKPSEAEIVEAVRTQYHSGEGAIQWAGEAIARGNADLISSHEEKRAFIRAYEAGTAEAFLRARLPGDVSDRELEHRLQRYGLNPCLTADTWVHTEFGARQIKELLGQPTRVYVNGKLFDTTADGFFATGVKPIFQLATREGYSLRLTGNHQVLKVTAQTQQRQYAEWVEAEALKPGDKVLIHNHSGLQPWAGKGNFQDGWLLGSLVGDGCFTERRRDRATAVLRYSGESRATMALHAIESIQGITGTALAAISNDANRTYVGAANLDRLAAAHGIERDCLTVTPEIERGSYEFYRGFLRGLFDASSTLRGASKGAASIRLQHSNPQLLEAVQRMLLRLGVASAIADRRSSTRLFGGNPERELAITKDNLCRFEQVVGFREPSKRNKLAQCLERGRWSGEQFAVTVASLTPDGIEPVFDCTVPAVSRFDANGFVVHNCGEIIGADFHCNLAEIHLNQLDPHDFDEQREAFAAGGIAVAALLNHRFIEPRYQYSRELDPIVGVSFTGLFDFCVRAFGVNWLHWWADGRPETLAGQQFKQQEREYLERWRDTVCKAVWEYCDRRGIKRPNRCTTVQPSGTKSLLSGASPGWHPPKAVRFIRRVTFRKNDPVALACIDYGYTVVPSQSDKDDRGHLLDDPFDPRCTEWLVEIPVAVPWADLPGADAIDVSQFSALAQFDFSMQVQRHYVTHNTSSTLELRAHEVEDLGKRIHQSIANDEGYISAALLARFDDLQTFPRLPFEPIDRATYERLMEMVLVRRQTDDFHAALAKYDTAELVEAGPAGCDSDKCMLPEAKPKS
- a CDS encoding dynamin family protein, translated to MKNGLREIDSSVFDRKNPYEKYDRNLRLLKSYIETIPNIEVDDSSGNTYASLSNSLIREIDRKPSVCILGNFDSGKSTLANALLGNNIIPTNILPTTCLPTFIKHVDERPRWMQGDVIILRHGFNPRLWKDPAHTKNYIWMQGTLAILEEFVTHKKSKSKLEELVDLTAEQLIGKEKEHEFNKESEYAIVFLDSPVLRCCEIVDYPGFGNDDFDNEKAESYQNIMDGAFYLSTITGFLLSYEIRRLGQIIQSLDKFELIDPDFPTLGGLFVLATHADPDKYDENTLEEIAVKETKRIFKQLGETKIHERVALTNREITPYDVASKIHAFWYDSNLNKKNLGTSTKMFGSFMEDFAKFAMEHLPRFWEIRAEKLVADFALHEENALTIQIESYQNRLDEIKNLESIYAEYMNQEQERKSIKSLKHSLIREKIKDFKVQSLNEFESSYERILDEKKIEQVIKSKYENNKKEAQEYTMGYLLEKLEESVKNILIPKTEYIKQQTDDFISEYSNASKLSGESVQLGITIDGVGAFAAGLAKVTFLGAMAAWGAATGAAYLGAALALSGNATIAAIGSGLLAGSAVAASIGNGLAVAWTVATGPIGLGVIATVSLAAIAMKTFGPSWQLRLARKIRSEIDKNTIKEKFNDSMCAYWDSSLFAFNEGAKSIEEKWLKKLDELRRQVEQPEEEGKKEIEGILENLENMRSFFAKLYWDGA
- a CDS encoding RelA/SpoT family protein; this translates as MDAIAFAPDFPQLQLPKWLKTCLRDRQGGTADLESDLIAGAFELAYDLHKDQRRKSGEPYIAHPVAVAELLHDLGGDSAMVAAGLLHDVVEDTDVTPEELEERFGLQVRSLVEGVTKLSQFNFSSKTERAAENFRRMFVAMAKDIRVIVVKLADRLHNMRTLEHLPPAKQRRIALETREIFAPLANRLGIGRFKWELEDLAFKYLEPQEYRQIQSLVAERRADREARIKHLTETLRDRLLAENIGLRELNGRPKHLYGIYRKMQQQQKAFEEIYDLAGIRIIVDTNVDCYRALAVVHDAFKPMPGRFKDYIGLPKPNRYQSLHTTAIGTTGRPLEVQIRTEEMHQVAEYGIAAHWVYKESGGSSNVQVTAEDEKFTWLRQLLEWQNDLKDAQEYIDSLKDNLFEDDVYVFTPGGDVIALARGATPVDFAYRIHTEVGNHMKGARVNGRWTVLDAPLKNGDIVEILTNKSSHPSLDWLNYAATPSARNRIRQWYKRSHRDENLARGRSMLERELGKSGFEALLKSEPMQAAAERCNYANVDDLLAALGYGEVTLNSIANKLREETIARQPKAASAPAATNTASMVQPLPTTTPRSTASKPSSRSPIAGIEGLMYSIAGCCKPLPGEPIIGAVTRMRGISIHRQGCPNVEHVEGDRLIPVSWNRPADNAETARCAQTYPVEVQIEVIDRVGVFKDILARLSDQNINVREAGVKTSQGKPALISLCIEVRDSAQLKHSITQIRQMSDVLNLRRLGAATSPV